CACCGCGTGCATCGCCGCCGATCTCGATTTGCCGCTCATCAAGATCGTGCCTGCGGGCGAGTTCTACGACTATCACGCGAAGTACATCGCGAACGACACGCAATATCTGATTCCGTGCGGCCTGGATGCGGCAAAGGAAGCCGAGTTCAAGCGCATCGCGCGCCGCGCGTTCGACGTGCTCGGCTGCACGGATTGGGGGCGCGCGGATTTCATGCTCGATGCCGCAGGCAACCCGTATTTCCTCGAAGTGAACACCGCGCCGGGGATGACCGATCACTCGCTGCCGCCGAAGGCGGCGCGCGCGGTCGGCATCAGCTATTCGGAGCTGGTGGTGAAAGTGCTGTCGCTCACGCTCGATTGATGCAGGACCGGACTTGAACCATGTGGAATAACGTTCGCCAACTCAACCTTGCCGCCAGCGCGTTGTACGCGCTGCTGCTGCTCGTGTTGGCGGCGGCCGGCTGCTACTGGCTGATCCAGCGCCCGGCGTTCGCGCTGCGCGAGATCCGCATCGACGGCGACACCGAGCACATCAACGCGCCGACCGTGCGCGCGGGCGTCGTCGGGCGGCTGAAGGGCAACTTCTTCACCGTCGATCTCGATCTCGCGCGCGTCGCGTTCGAGCAGATGCCGTGGGTGCGCCACGCGAGCGTGCGCCGGGTGTGGCCGAACGCGCTCGCCGTGACGCTCGAGGAGTACAAGCCGCTCGGGACGTGGGGCAACGATCAGCTCGTGAGCGTCGACGGCGAGCTCTTCACCGCGAACCAGGGCGAGCTCGATGCGGAGCTGCCGTCGTTCGACGGCCCCGACGGCAGCGCGAAGGAAGTCGTCGCGCGCTATCGCGACTTCGCGAAATGGTTCGCGCCGATCCACGCGAGCCCGGAGGAAGTGACGCTGTCGCCGCGCTACGCGTGGACGGTGAAGCTGTCGAACGGCATGCAGGTCGAGCTC
Above is a window of Burkholderia thailandensis E264 DNA encoding:
- a CDS encoding cell division protein FtsQ/DivIB; the protein is MWNNVRQLNLAASALYALLLLVLAAAGCYWLIQRPAFALREIRIDGDTEHINAPTVRAGVVGRLKGNFFTVDLDLARVAFEQMPWVRHASVRRVWPNALAVTLEEYKPLGTWGNDQLVSVDGELFTANQGELDAELPSFDGPDGSAKEVVARYRDFAKWFAPIHASPEEVTLSPRYAWTVKLSNGMQVELGRERNSDTLPDRIQRLVAAWPSVTQRWGSDIEYADLRYPNGFAIRAAGMRFLTDTDKGKK